One stretch of Croceibacterium atlanticum DNA includes these proteins:
- a CDS encoding class I SAM-dependent methyltransferase yields the protein MGIRNWYDEKILPRVITSACGQEEVSELRAKVVPLAEGRVFELGCGGGLNQIHYDRERVTGFSGIDPNASLLEGARARAREQGWEADIRHGFGENIPFEDGAFDTVVCTYTLCSVEDPGQVMAEMRRILKPGGRLLFLEHGKAPDPGPARWQKRIEPVWKRVMGNCHLTREIGSAFRGAGFDVEPIGQEYFPKMPRWAGWMEWGSARRSGV from the coding sequence ATGGGTATTCGCAACTGGTACGATGAAAAGATCCTGCCGCGGGTGATTACCTCGGCATGCGGCCAGGAAGAAGTATCGGAACTGCGCGCGAAGGTCGTCCCGCTCGCCGAAGGCAGAGTGTTTGAACTTGGCTGTGGCGGCGGACTCAACCAGATACATTACGACAGGGAACGGGTGACGGGTTTCTCCGGCATCGATCCCAATGCATCCCTGCTGGAAGGCGCGCGTGCCCGCGCCCGGGAGCAGGGTTGGGAAGCCGATATAAGACACGGTTTTGGCGAGAATATCCCGTTCGAAGATGGCGCTTTCGATACGGTGGTCTGCACCTATACATTATGTTCGGTGGAAGATCCGGGCCAGGTGATGGCGGAAATGCGCCGTATATTGAAGCCCGGCGGCAGGCTTCTGTTTTTGGAACACGGCAAGGCACCGGATCCCGGCCCGGCGAGGTGGCAGAAACGGATAGAGCCGGTTTGGAAACGGGTGATGGGCAATTGCCACCTGACCCGCGAAATCGGTTCTGCCTTCAGAGGAGCCGGCTTCGACGTAGAGCCGATCGGCCAGGAATATTTCCCGAAAATGCCGCGCTGGGCGGGCTGGATGGAATGGGGCTCCGCCCGCCGATCCGGTGTCTGA